Proteins found in one Lutimonas zeaxanthinifaciens genomic segment:
- a CDS encoding methyltransferase domain-containing protein, translating into MISNTTVTTSPELNEEEIIEYYEKCQVDYEICWHLSSYMSMHYGYWTKDTKTLRSSLNQMNLELIKEVNINRNDYVLDAGCGVGGSSIYLAKNIGCKVKGITLTPSQVEKSTENAIMNAVDSMVSFEKQNYLSTRYDDDTFDVVWAIESVCYAYDKLDFIKEAYRILKPGGRLVVADFYAEKFEDGSKDEEIMEKWTDSWAIKSYATTEEFINKCSIAGFHNTRVRNITKNVLPSIKRLYYYFFPGLIVTTVSEALGFRNKVQTKNTWSTYYQYRAYKRGLWRYNIISSKKPLKATK; encoded by the coding sequence ATGATATCAAACACTACTGTCACCACTTCTCCTGAATTAAACGAGGAAGAAATTATTGAGTATTATGAAAAATGTCAGGTAGATTATGAAATTTGCTGGCATTTAAGCTCATACATGAGTATGCATTATGGTTACTGGACTAAGGATACTAAAACACTCCGAAGTTCTCTTAACCAAATGAATCTCGAATTGATCAAAGAAGTAAACATTAATAGAAATGATTATGTTCTTGACGCAGGATGTGGCGTTGGTGGATCTTCGATTTATCTGGCAAAAAACATCGGTTGCAAAGTCAAAGGAATTACGCTAACTCCCAGCCAGGTTGAAAAATCTACTGAAAATGCCATAATGAATGCTGTTGACTCAATGGTCAGTTTTGAAAAACAGAATTATCTATCTACCCGATATGACGATGATACATTTGACGTTGTGTGGGCAATTGAAAGTGTTTGTTATGCTTATGACAAACTGGACTTTATTAAAGAAGCCTACCGTATTTTGAAACCTGGTGGAAGACTTGTTGTTGCCGATTTTTACGCTGAAAAATTCGAAGATGGAAGTAAGGATGAAGAAATTATGGAAAAATGGACGGATTCATGGGCCATAAAATCATATGCTACAACAGAAGAATTCATTAATAAATGTTCCATTGCAGGATTTCATAATACAAGGGTAAGAAACATTACCAAGAACGTCCTGCCCAGCATAAAAAGATTGTATTATTATTTCTTTCCCGGTTTAATCGTTACAACCGTTTCGGAAGCCCTGGGATTCAGGAACAAAGTACAAACCAAAAATACTTGGTCAACCTATTATCAATACCGCGCCTATAAAAGAGGCTTATGGCGCTATAATATTATTTCAAGTAAAAAACCTTTAAAAGCAACTAAATGA
- a CDS encoding oxygenase MpaB family protein, with the protein MKWTNDFLDEKTNAFLDEKREHGDPLADKAAAALFELINSQSDKEQKKKVARFISEFVSHDFTHEWDHSKHEVKIPQELFDYFEDMTPFNFSHEESKILERGSQFFTNHGPKIILILYARSLIKQYAHTKAIQVLRMTTLLEEHVHRRIIETMQFVADVMNPIWHHHHDDKDRSKFNTNHIGKQSIQKLRLVHAMVRYKINNNLNPKKEGKWNDEWGFPINQEDMIFATHTFSIEVIKGLQQIGTVLKDEEINDYYQTWSLIGRALGVNHDLIPDTYEEGVKLQNIIYERHFTLPNEDGPVLAQALIQWVVEFFPGFSEQTALTLIKEINGPENEKLIETHLKLNLNKAHNDLAEHVNDLDIPGVEGADSQSKKMTETDRIAAFFIQNLLSIERGGKNSHFRIGDGFLTDWNINQDREKPMPKKELLIDSIILAIRTFFLKIFGYFNKEHEGHEKHKH; encoded by the coding sequence ATGAAATGGACTAACGACTTTTTAGATGAAAAAACTAACGCCTTTTTAGATGAAAAAAGGGAGCATGGAGATCCTTTGGCTGATAAAGCAGCAGCAGCCTTATTTGAACTCATCAATTCTCAATCCGATAAGGAGCAGAAAAAGAAAGTTGCCAGGTTCATATCAGAATTTGTAAGTCATGACTTTACTCATGAATGGGATCATTCAAAACACGAAGTAAAAATTCCTCAGGAACTCTTTGACTATTTTGAAGATATGACTCCTTTTAATTTCTCACACGAGGAAAGTAAAATTTTAGAAAGGGGATCACAGTTCTTCACTAATCATGGCCCCAAGATAATTCTCATCTTGTACGCGCGTTCACTGATAAAGCAGTATGCACATACCAAAGCCATTCAGGTATTAAGAATGACTACCTTACTTGAAGAACACGTGCACAGAAGAATCATTGAAACCATGCAGTTTGTTGCTGATGTAATGAATCCGATCTGGCATCACCATCACGACGATAAGGACAGGTCTAAATTTAACACCAACCATATTGGAAAGCAGTCCATTCAAAAACTGAGACTGGTTCATGCCATGGTGCGCTACAAGATCAATAATAACCTCAACCCGAAGAAAGAAGGCAAATGGAACGATGAATGGGGTTTTCCAATCAATCAGGAAGATATGATCTTTGCCACTCATACGTTTAGTATAGAAGTCATCAAGGGGTTACAGCAAATAGGAACCGTTTTAAAAGATGAAGAAATTAATGACTATTACCAAACATGGAGCCTTATTGGCAGAGCTTTAGGAGTAAATCATGACTTAATTCCTGACACTTATGAAGAAGGTGTGAAACTACAAAACATAATTTACGAGCGTCATTTTACGCTTCCAAATGAAGATGGTCCGGTACTGGCACAGGCCTTGATCCAATGGGTTGTAGAATTTTTTCCTGGATTTTCTGAGCAAACCGCCCTAACACTTATTAAAGAAATCAATGGGCCTGAGAATGAAAAACTAATTGAAACTCATTTAAAATTAAACTTAAATAAGGCACATAATGACCTGGCAGAACATGTAAACGATTTGGATATTCCGGGAGTAGAAGGAGCTGATAGCCAGTCAAAAAAGATGACTGAAACGGATCGAATTGCAGCCTTTTTCATACAAAATCTATTATCAATTGAACGTGGGGGCAAAAATTCTCATTTCAGAATTGGGGATGGTTTTTTAACCGATTGGAATATTAACCAAGATCGAGAGAAACCAATGCCTAAAAAAGAACTACTAATCGATTCGATAATATTGGCAATCAGGACATTTTTTCTCAAAATATTTGGTTACTTTAACAAAGAACATGAAGGGCATGAAAAACACAAACATTAA